The Cyclopterus lumpus isolate fCycLum1 chromosome 18, fCycLum1.pri, whole genome shotgun sequence nucleotide sequence TGCAGCGCCGACATGTTTCAGGGTTCAGCGCGGGTctggaaccaggaggacggggACCGGGAGGACGAGTGGAGGGGCACCGGTTCCGGTGAAAACGTCCCGCTGTTTGTTTCCGTCCGTCCGAATGAGATGCTAACTGCTAGCTGGCTGCTAGCCGAACGAGCTAACCGTGAGGCGACTATCCTCGTCACGTGACACGGGACATTCAGCCCTCTAGTGGCAGGAAAACAtttaatacatataaatacgTATTATATGCTGcttttattacatatatatatatatatatatatatactatgtctacaaatatatactgtatatataatttataatacaGAAATATTGATTTGTGATAAAAAAATGAGCCAAGtagtttctcttttatttaatttcattgtGCAGTGAGACTGCAGCTggtcgaacacacacacacacacacacaccgatagacaaacatacatacatgctgGCTGTGCTGTAGCCAGGGGGTCATCGGTAGGATGTCTACCTATGTACTTGTTCAGTATAGTTCCAGCATGAATTctctggaggtcagaggtcatacAGGTCAGCTGTAGTctctggaggtcagaggtcactctAGCAGCCCAGCCCGCTGATGGAGCCGATGCGGTCCATCTTCATCCCGAAGCAGCCTCTCCCGCCCCCGACCATGGACTTCCTGCTCCGCCTCCTTGTCTTGGATTGCTGCCGCAGGAGGTCCAGGAGGAACCGCGGTGCCACCTCTCGCCCACTGGCTAATCCCCCAGAGGTAGACAAGGAGGCGGGGCGTCCTGCTGAGCCctctgtgatgtcatcagaggTGGGAGGGGCcaagatgagagaggagagccgAGAGCCGAACAGAGAGTGTAAGACCTGAGAAGACAGTTCACCCACACAAGATATGTCTTCAGACTAAACCTGAGACTAACCGCTAACAATCGAGCCTGAAGTAAAAAGGGTTTTATACTAAAcgttgtgtttgttgtcaaacCTGAGaaccaatcagctctctgatgtggcgacagccaggggtttcccatcatgcactgggctaCAAAGTTGGTGGAGTCACCTAACtgtctctggtcacctgtctctatctctggtcacctgtctctatctctggtcacctgtctctttctctggtcacctgtctctatctctggtcacctgtctctatctctggtcacctgtctctttctctggtcacctgtctctatctctggtcacctgtttctttctctggtcacctgtctctatctggtcacctgtctctatctctggtcacctgtctctttctctggtcacctgtctctatctggtcacctgtctctatctggtcacctgtctctttctctggtcacctgtctctatctctggtcacctgtctctatctctggtcacctgtctctatctggtcacctgtctttctctggtcacctgtctctttctctggtcacctgtctctatctctggtcacctgtctctatctggtcacctgtctctatctctggtcacctgtctctatctctggtcacctgtctctatctctggtcacctgtctctttctctggtcacctgtctctatctggtcacctgtctctatctctggtcacctgtctctatctggtcacctgtctctatctctggtcacctgtctctatctctggtcacctgtctctatctggtcacctgtctctatctctggtcacctgtctatctggtcacctgtctctatctctggtcacctgtctctatctctggtcacctgtttctttctctggtcacctgtctctatctctggtcacctgtctctatctctggtcacctgtctctatctggtcacctgtctctatctctggtcacctgtctctatctctggtcacctgtctctatctctggtcacctgactctatctctggtcacctgtctctatctctggtcacctgtctctttctctggtcacctgtctctatctctggtcacctgtctctatctctggtcacctgtctctatctggtcacctgtctctatctggtcacctgtctctatctctggtcacctgtctctttctctggtcacctgtctctatctctggtcacctgtctctatctggtcacctgtctctatctctggtcacctgtctctatctctggtcacctgtctctttctctggtcacctgtctctatccctggtcacctgtctctatctctggtcacctgtctctatctctggtcacctgtctctatctctggtcacctgtctctatctctggtcacctgtctctatatctggtcacctgtctctatctctggtcacctgtctctatctctggtcacctgtctctatctggtcacctgtctctatctctggtcacctgtctctatctggtcacctgtctctatctctggtcacctgtctctatctctggtcacctgtctctatctggtcacctgtctctctctggtcacctgtctctatctctggtcacctgtctctatctctggtcacctgtctctatctctggtcacctgtctctttctctggtcacctgtctctatctctggtcacctgtctctatctctggtcacctgtctctctctggtcacctgtctctctctggtcacctgtctctttctctggtcacctgtctctttctctggtcacctgtctctatctggtcacctgtctctatctctggtcacctgtctctatctctggtcacctgtctctatctctggtcacctgtctctatctctggtcacctgtctctatctggtcacctgtctctatctctggtcacctgtctctatctctggtcacctgtctctatctctggtcacctgtctctatctggtcacctgtctctctctggtcacctttctctatctctggtcacctgtctctttctctggtcacctgtctctttctctggtcacctgtctctatctctggtcacctgtctctatctctggtcacctgtctctatctctggtcacctgtctctttctctggtcacctgtctctatctctggtcacctgtctctatctctggtcacctgtctctatctggccacctgtctctctctggtcacctgtctctatctctggtcacctgtctctatctctggtcacctgtctctatctctggtcacctgtctctctctggtcacctgtctctatctctggtcacctgtctctctctggtcacctgtctctttctctggtcacctgtctctatctctggtcacctgtctctctctggtcacctgtctctttctctggtcacctgtctctatctctggtcacctgtctctttctctggtcacctgtctctatctctggtcacctgtctctctctggtcacctgtctctttctctggtcacctgactgaatgatgataatggtgattgCGATAAAGATGATAATGATGAGGAAGTAAATAAAGAAGTAGATGAGGAAGTTAGTCTCCACAGACCTGTTGGTCATGTCGTTGGTGTGAAGGTCTCGACTCCACGCCAacggtgaggaagaggaggaggagaggaaggaaagaggaggaagatgaagcaGCCATCTTAGTTTctttggagaaaaagaagaacgaAAATTAGTTTCAATGAATAACttatcaccatggcaacagattatcttgtgtgtatatatatatatatatatatgtgtatacatatttgtatatatagaTTGACGTCGGAGCTCTGGAGCCTCTGGGGGTGAAGCTCCACCGTACTACTGCTCACCACCCACAGGCTCATGGGTTGTGTGAGCGGTTCCATCGCTCAAAGGCTCCCGTGGGTCGGATTGGGGCTCAGGACAGCCCCCAAGGAGGGCCTTCAAGCTTCATCCGCCCAGTTAGTTTACGGCCAGCTGCTCCGGGTCCCTGGAGGGTTCATCCCCAAGGTCACAGACCCGGGATCTGCGACTTTGactgttgttttgttctctctcGTCTTGGTGAATTCTGGGGGGACTTATGAAGGGGACTCGGCTTGGAGCACATCATTCACAGGACTAGTGGGGTGGCTTACGATATAGATGAcagtgtccctttaagagcaATTATCGTAACCATGGCAACACAATGGCGTTGAGGTGACGGGATGTCAGTGTCACAAGGTAAATATTTGTGAGAGTGGAATAAACAACCAAACAGAGAAAGCTTGTCTACTGCGTTCATTCCTGCGCTcctacatgtatgtatatatatatatatatatatatatatatatatatatatatatatatatatatatatatatatatatatatatatatatgcacataaaTATGtagatacatacatgtatatatattatctggtgatgtggtttctgtagatggcatttccctggcatccaacaccactgtaaagaatctctagttatctttgacccagacttgtcctttaactcccacgttaagcaaatctcaaggattgcattttttcatctacgtaacatttcaaaaatcaggcacatcttgtctcaaaaagatacagaaaagctggttcacgcgtttgttacttccagactagattactgcaactccttattatcaggctgctctaataagtctcttaaaggctacttgtggttcctagagtcctaaaaagtaggatgggagccagagccttcagttatcaagctcctcttttatggaaccagcttccactttcagtcctggaggcagacacagtcacctcattaaagaatagacttaagactttcctctttaatagtgcttatagttagggctgaatcaggtttgccttatgtttatgtaactctgttcattctgtacacatgacatctattcatctgtccatccggggagagggatcctcctctgttgctctcctgaagggttcttcccttttt carries:
- the si:ch73-265d7.2 gene encoding C-type natriuretic peptide 2, whose product is MAASSSSSFLPLLLLFLTVGVESRPSHQRHDQQVLHSLFGSRLSSLILAPPTSDDITEGSAGRPASLSTSGGLASGREVAPRFLLDLLRQQSKTRRRSRKSMVGGGRGCFGMKMDRIGSISGLGC